The following proteins are encoded in a genomic region of Ammospiza caudacuta isolate bAmmCau1 chromosome 3, bAmmCau1.pri, whole genome shotgun sequence:
- the PTK7 gene encoding inactive tyrosine-protein kinase 7 isoform X1, with the protein MAAVRALLVLAVGAQASILFTKEPYSQDALHGRSAILRCEVKEPADVEFQWLQDGVPVQDTEQRFKEGSNLQFAAVDRHRDAGLFQCLARNVLTGEEARTANASFNIKWIETGGVVLKQPASVAEIQPSSTVVLRCHIDGHPRPSWQWFRDGVPLPESHSSYSVSSKERTLTLPSASPDDNGLYYCCARSAVGSVCSHDNFTLNVIDESFPQAVIVPQDLIVTKNEEAMFDCQFAAVPPPTQEWLFEDNPVTNRSKTTVFANGSLLITQVRARSTGVYKCVGHGQRGKTLVLKATLRLAEIEDMAPFSPKVLTANQGHRVSCTAPQGIPTPQIWWERNQERVPTTGRVYQEAEQLIFTSITEMDAGIYTCHAANKAGEKKQELSITVATVPKWVEMPKDSQLEESKPGYLHCLSKASLKPTVTWYRNGVSISEDSRFEISENGTLRINNVEVYDGTMYKCVSSTPAGSIEGYARVHVLEKLKFTPPPQPLQCMEFDKDVTVSCSATGREKPTVQWTKTDGSSLPSHVSHNAGILSFHKVSRSDSGNYTCIASNRPQGEIRATVQLVVAVYVTFKLEPEPTTVYPGHTAMFQCQAEGDPVPHIQWKGKDKILDPGKLLPRIQIMPNGSLVIYDVTSEDSGKYTCIAGNSCNIKHREAFLYVVDKPAAEEDEGPASHTPYKMIQTIGLSVGAAVAYIIIVLGLMFYCKKRRKAKRLKKHPEGEEPEMECLNGEAGGALLQNGQMTAEIQEEVALTSLGSSSGASKRHSATDKMHFPRSNLQTITTLGRGEFGEVFLAKAKGAEDGEGEALVLVKSLQTRDEQLQLDFRREAEMFGKLNHANVVRLLGLCREAEPHYMVLEYVDLGDLKQFLRISKSKDESLKPQPLTTKHKVSLCTQVALGMEHLSNGRFVHRDLAARNCLVSAQRQVKVSSLSLSKDVYNSEYYHFRQAWIPLRWMPPEAVLEDEFSTKSDVWSFGVLMWEVFTHGEMPYTPLADDEVLAGLQSGKTKLPAPEGCPSRLAKLMQRCWAPSPKDRPSFSELATTLGDSPADSKA; encoded by the exons CCGTGGGCGCCCAGGCGAGCATTCTGTTCACCAAAGAGCCGTACTCGCAGGACGCCCTGCACGGCCGCAGCGCCATCCTCCGCTGCGAGGTCAAGGAGCCGGCCGACGTGGAGTTCCAGTGGCTGCAGGATGGAGTTCCCGTCCAGGACACGGAGCAGCGCTTCAAGGAGGGCAGCAACCTCCAGTTTGCCGCCGTGGATCGGCACCGGGACGCCGGGCTCTTCCAGTGCCTGGCGAGGAACGTGCTCACCGGGGAGGAGGCGCGCACAGCCAACGCCTCCTTCAACATCAAGT GGATTGAGACAGGTGGTGTGGTTCTGAAGCAGCCGGCCAGCGTAGCCGAGATCCAGCCCTCCTCCACAGTGGTGCTGCGGTGTCACATCGATGGCCACCCACG CCCCTCGTGGCAGTGGTTCCGGGACGGTGTCCCCCTCCCGGAGAGCCACAGCTCCTACTCTGTGAGCAGCAAGGAGCGGACGCTGACCCTGCCGAGCGCCAGCCCCGATGACAACGGGCTCTACTACTGCTGTGCCCGCAGCGCCGTCGGCTCCGTCTGCAGCCACGACAACTTCACGCTCAATGTCATCG ATGAGAGCTTTCCTCAGGCAGTGATCGTCCCTCAGGACCTCATCGTGACCAAGAATGAAGAGGCCATGTTCGACTGCCAGTTTGCAGCCGTGCCCCCTCCCACGCAGGAGTGGCTCTTTGAAGACAACCCTGTCACCAACAGATCCAA GACCACCGTGTTTGCCAATGGCTCCCTGCTGATCACCCAGGTGAGGGCTCGCAGCACCGGTGTCTACAAGTGTGTTGGCCACGGGCAGAGGGGGAAAACTCTGGTGCTGAAGGCAACTCTGCGGCTGGCAG AGATTGAAGACATGGCGCCCTTCTCCCCGAAGGTGTTGACAGCAAACCAGGGGCACCGCGTGTCCTGCACTGCCCCACAGGGCATACCCACACCCCAGATCTGGTGGGAGAGAAACCAGGAACGAGTTCCCACCACTGGCAGGGTGTACcaagaggcagagcagctcattTTCACCAGTATCACCGAGATGGATGCAGGGATCTACACATGCCATGCTGCCAACAAGGCTGGAGAGAAGAAACAGGAGCTGAGCATCACTGTGGCTA CGGTACCCAAATGGGTGGAGATGCCCAAGGACAGCCAGCTGGAGGAGAGCAAGCCAGGATACCTGCACTGCCTCAGCAAGGCCTCCCTGAAGCCCACCGTCACCTGGTACCGCAACGGCGTCTCCATTTCTGAG GACTCGCGGTTCGAGATCTCGGAGAACGGGACGCTGCGCATCAACAACGTGGAGGTGTACGACGGCACCATGTACAAGTGTGTGAGCAGCACCCCGGCGGGCAGCATCGAGGGATACGCACGGGTGCACGTGCTGG AGAAGCTGAAGTTCACGCCGCCacctcagcccctgcagtgcaTGGAGTTTGATAAGGATGTCACAGTGTCCTGCTCGGCCACGGGCCGGGAGAAACCCACCGTCCAGTGGACTAAGACAG ATGGGAGCAGCCTGCCATCCCACGTCAGCCACAATGCTGGCATCCTGTCCTTCCACAAGGTGAGCAGGAGCGACTCAGGGAACTACACGTGCATCGCCTCCAACAGGCCGCAGGGCGAGATCCGCGCCACCGTGCAGCTCGTGGTAGCAG TTTACGTCACCTTCAAGCTGGAGCCAGAGCCCACAACGGTGTACCCGGGCCATACAGCCATGTTCCAGTGCCAGGCAGAGGGGGACCCCGTACCGCACATCCAGTGGAAAGGGAAGGACAAGATTTTGGATCCTGGCAAGCTCCTGCCCAG GATTCAGATCATGCCCAACGGCTCCTTGGTGATTTACGACGTCACCTCCGAGGACTCTGGAAAATACACCTGCATCGCTGGCAACAGCTGCAACATCAAGCACCGGGAGGCATTCCTCTATGTTGTAG ACAAGCCAGCAGCAGAAGAGGATGAGGGACCTGCCAGCCACACGCCCTACAAGATGATCCAGACCATTGGGCTCTCAGTGGGGGCAGCTGTTGCCTACATTATCATTGTACTGGGGCTGATGTTCTACTGtaagaagaggaggaaagccAAGAGGCTGAAGAAGCACCCAGAGGGCGAGGAGCCTGAGATGGAGTGTCTGAACGGTGAGGCCG GCGGTGCTTTGCTGCAGAATGGGCAGATGACAGCAGAGATTCAGGAAGAAGTGGCCTTgaccagcctgggcagcagctctggggccagCAAGCGCCACAGCGCCACGGACAAGATGCACTTTCCACGTTCCAACCTGCAGACAATCACAACCCTGG GCAGGGGGGAGTTTGGTGAAGTGTTcctggccaaggccaaaggtgCAGAAGATGGTGAGGGCGAGGCGCTGGTGCTGGTGAAGAGCCTGCAGACAAGGgatgagcagctgcagctggattTCCGGCGGGAGGCAGAGATGTTTGGGAAGCTGAACCACGCCAACGTGGTgcggctgctggggctgtgccgcGAGGCTGAGCCTCACTACATGGTCCTGGAGTACGTGGACCTG GGGGATCTGAAGCAGTTTCTGAGAATCTCCAAGAGCAAAGATGAGTCTCTGAAGCCACAGCCACTCACTACCAAACACAAG GTGtctctgtgcacacaggtgGCCCTGGGCATGGAGCACCTCTCCAACGGCAGGTTCGTGCACCGGGATTTGGCAGCCAGGAATTGCCTGGTCAGCGCCCAGCGCCAGGTCAAGGTCTCCTCCCTGAGCCTCAGCAAGGACGTGTACAACAG CGAGTACTACCACTTCCGCCAGGCCTGGATCCCGCTGCGCTGGATGCCGcctgaggctgtgctggaa
- the PTK7 gene encoding inactive tyrosine-protein kinase 7 isoform X2, with product MAAVRALLVLAVGAQASILFTKEPYSQDALHGRSAILRCEVKEPADVEFQWLQDGVPVQDTEQRFKEGSNLQFAAVDRHRDAGLFQCLARNVLTGEEARTANASFNIKWIETGGVVLKQPASVAEIQPSSTVVLRCHIDGHPRPSWQWFRDGVPLPESHSSYSVSSKERTLTLPSASPDDNGLYYCCARSAVGSVCSHDNFTLNVIDESFPQAVIVPQDLIVTKNEEAMFDCQFAAVPPPTQEWLFEDNPVTNRSKTTVFANGSLLITQVRARSTGVYKCVGHGQRGKTLVLKATLRLAEIEDMAPFSPKVLTANQGHRVSCTAPQGIPTPQIWWERNQERVPTTGRVYQEAEQLIFTSITEMDAGIYTCHAANKAGEKKQELSITVATVPKWVEMPKDSQLEESKPGYLHCLSKASLKPTVTWYRNGVSISEDSRFEISENGTLRINNVEVYDGTMYKCVSSTPAGSIEGYARVHVLEKLKFTPPPQPLQCMEFDKDVTVSCSATGREKPTVQWTKTDGSSLPSHVSHNAGILSFHKVSRSDSGNYTCIASNRPQGEIRATVQLVVAVYVTFKLEPEPTTVYPGHTAMFQCQAEGDPVPHIQWKGKDKILDPGKLLPRIQIMPNGSLVIYDVTSEDSGKYTCIAGNSCNIKHREAFLYVVDKPAAEEDEGPASHTPYKMIQTIGLSVGAAVAYIIIVLGLMFYCKKRRKAKRLKKHPEGEEPEMECLNGGALLQNGQMTAEIQEEVALTSLGSSSGASKRHSATDKMHFPRSNLQTITTLGRGEFGEVFLAKAKGAEDGEGEALVLVKSLQTRDEQLQLDFRREAEMFGKLNHANVVRLLGLCREAEPHYMVLEYVDLGDLKQFLRISKSKDESLKPQPLTTKHKVSLCTQVALGMEHLSNGRFVHRDLAARNCLVSAQRQVKVSSLSLSKDVYNSEYYHFRQAWIPLRWMPPEAVLEDEFSTKSDVWSFGVLMWEVFTHGEMPYTPLADDEVLAGLQSGKTKLPAPEGCPSRLAKLMQRCWAPSPKDRPSFSELATTLGDSPADSKA from the exons CCGTGGGCGCCCAGGCGAGCATTCTGTTCACCAAAGAGCCGTACTCGCAGGACGCCCTGCACGGCCGCAGCGCCATCCTCCGCTGCGAGGTCAAGGAGCCGGCCGACGTGGAGTTCCAGTGGCTGCAGGATGGAGTTCCCGTCCAGGACACGGAGCAGCGCTTCAAGGAGGGCAGCAACCTCCAGTTTGCCGCCGTGGATCGGCACCGGGACGCCGGGCTCTTCCAGTGCCTGGCGAGGAACGTGCTCACCGGGGAGGAGGCGCGCACAGCCAACGCCTCCTTCAACATCAAGT GGATTGAGACAGGTGGTGTGGTTCTGAAGCAGCCGGCCAGCGTAGCCGAGATCCAGCCCTCCTCCACAGTGGTGCTGCGGTGTCACATCGATGGCCACCCACG CCCCTCGTGGCAGTGGTTCCGGGACGGTGTCCCCCTCCCGGAGAGCCACAGCTCCTACTCTGTGAGCAGCAAGGAGCGGACGCTGACCCTGCCGAGCGCCAGCCCCGATGACAACGGGCTCTACTACTGCTGTGCCCGCAGCGCCGTCGGCTCCGTCTGCAGCCACGACAACTTCACGCTCAATGTCATCG ATGAGAGCTTTCCTCAGGCAGTGATCGTCCCTCAGGACCTCATCGTGACCAAGAATGAAGAGGCCATGTTCGACTGCCAGTTTGCAGCCGTGCCCCCTCCCACGCAGGAGTGGCTCTTTGAAGACAACCCTGTCACCAACAGATCCAA GACCACCGTGTTTGCCAATGGCTCCCTGCTGATCACCCAGGTGAGGGCTCGCAGCACCGGTGTCTACAAGTGTGTTGGCCACGGGCAGAGGGGGAAAACTCTGGTGCTGAAGGCAACTCTGCGGCTGGCAG AGATTGAAGACATGGCGCCCTTCTCCCCGAAGGTGTTGACAGCAAACCAGGGGCACCGCGTGTCCTGCACTGCCCCACAGGGCATACCCACACCCCAGATCTGGTGGGAGAGAAACCAGGAACGAGTTCCCACCACTGGCAGGGTGTACcaagaggcagagcagctcattTTCACCAGTATCACCGAGATGGATGCAGGGATCTACACATGCCATGCTGCCAACAAGGCTGGAGAGAAGAAACAGGAGCTGAGCATCACTGTGGCTA CGGTACCCAAATGGGTGGAGATGCCCAAGGACAGCCAGCTGGAGGAGAGCAAGCCAGGATACCTGCACTGCCTCAGCAAGGCCTCCCTGAAGCCCACCGTCACCTGGTACCGCAACGGCGTCTCCATTTCTGAG GACTCGCGGTTCGAGATCTCGGAGAACGGGACGCTGCGCATCAACAACGTGGAGGTGTACGACGGCACCATGTACAAGTGTGTGAGCAGCACCCCGGCGGGCAGCATCGAGGGATACGCACGGGTGCACGTGCTGG AGAAGCTGAAGTTCACGCCGCCacctcagcccctgcagtgcaTGGAGTTTGATAAGGATGTCACAGTGTCCTGCTCGGCCACGGGCCGGGAGAAACCCACCGTCCAGTGGACTAAGACAG ATGGGAGCAGCCTGCCATCCCACGTCAGCCACAATGCTGGCATCCTGTCCTTCCACAAGGTGAGCAGGAGCGACTCAGGGAACTACACGTGCATCGCCTCCAACAGGCCGCAGGGCGAGATCCGCGCCACCGTGCAGCTCGTGGTAGCAG TTTACGTCACCTTCAAGCTGGAGCCAGAGCCCACAACGGTGTACCCGGGCCATACAGCCATGTTCCAGTGCCAGGCAGAGGGGGACCCCGTACCGCACATCCAGTGGAAAGGGAAGGACAAGATTTTGGATCCTGGCAAGCTCCTGCCCAG GATTCAGATCATGCCCAACGGCTCCTTGGTGATTTACGACGTCACCTCCGAGGACTCTGGAAAATACACCTGCATCGCTGGCAACAGCTGCAACATCAAGCACCGGGAGGCATTCCTCTATGTTGTAG ACAAGCCAGCAGCAGAAGAGGATGAGGGACCTGCCAGCCACACGCCCTACAAGATGATCCAGACCATTGGGCTCTCAGTGGGGGCAGCTGTTGCCTACATTATCATTGTACTGGGGCTGATGTTCTACTGtaagaagaggaggaaagccAAGAGGCTGAAGAAGCACCCAGAGGGCGAGGAGCCTGAGATGGAGTGTCTGAACG GCGGTGCTTTGCTGCAGAATGGGCAGATGACAGCAGAGATTCAGGAAGAAGTGGCCTTgaccagcctgggcagcagctctggggccagCAAGCGCCACAGCGCCACGGACAAGATGCACTTTCCACGTTCCAACCTGCAGACAATCACAACCCTGG GCAGGGGGGAGTTTGGTGAAGTGTTcctggccaaggccaaaggtgCAGAAGATGGTGAGGGCGAGGCGCTGGTGCTGGTGAAGAGCCTGCAGACAAGGgatgagcagctgcagctggattTCCGGCGGGAGGCAGAGATGTTTGGGAAGCTGAACCACGCCAACGTGGTgcggctgctggggctgtgccgcGAGGCTGAGCCTCACTACATGGTCCTGGAGTACGTGGACCTG GGGGATCTGAAGCAGTTTCTGAGAATCTCCAAGAGCAAAGATGAGTCTCTGAAGCCACAGCCACTCACTACCAAACACAAG GTGtctctgtgcacacaggtgGCCCTGGGCATGGAGCACCTCTCCAACGGCAGGTTCGTGCACCGGGATTTGGCAGCCAGGAATTGCCTGGTCAGCGCCCAGCGCCAGGTCAAGGTCTCCTCCCTGAGCCTCAGCAAGGACGTGTACAACAG CGAGTACTACCACTTCCGCCAGGCCTGGATCCCGCTGCGCTGGATGCCGcctgaggctgtgctggaa